A portion of the Desulfobulbaceae bacterium genome contains these proteins:
- a CDS encoding 4Fe-4S dicluster domain-containing protein, with amino-acid sequence MNHYMLYLNAKRCIGCHGCAIHCKSYKSLPVGPILCEITYEDLKLVRGIPKTEFRFRSCFHCEGPLCVASCPTYAIRKRNDGIVFIDQETCIGCMACAKACPWQVPQFNPTSGKAVKCDYCLDRLDQGLKPACVSRCTTHALKFIRLEER; translated from the coding sequence GTGAACCACTATATGCTCTATCTCAATGCCAAGCGCTGTATAGGCTGCCATGGATGCGCAATTCACTGCAAGAGCTATAAAAGCCTTCCTGTCGGCCCGATTCTCTGTGAAATCACCTATGAAGATCTTAAGTTAGTCCGGGGCATCCCCAAGACCGAGTTCCGCTTCCGCTCCTGTTTTCATTGCGAAGGCCCTTTGTGCGTGGCGAGCTGTCCCACCTACGCCATACGCAAACGTAACGATGGCATTGTCTTCATCGACCAGGAAACGTGTATCGGATGTATGGCCTGCGCTAAAGCCTGTCCTTGGCAGGTGCCGCAATTTAATCCAACTTCAGGGAAAGCTGTCAAATGTGACTATTGCCTGGACAGGCTTGATCAAGGATTAAAACCCGCCTGTGTCAGTCGATGCACCACACACGCATTAAAGTTTATCAGACTTGAAGAACGATAA
- a CDS encoding molybdopterin-dependent oxidoreductase, with protein sequence MNKSVWSMCGMCTVRCPIRVEVDGNLIQWIEGNPHLLNGALCAKGAAGTALITDHQRPRQPLIRQGGRGAGRWDEVSWDTAYDYISDKLSGIIKRHGPESIMMSCRGGPFVDLFKAFIHGMGSPNFTDHDSTCGRNVHHASVSLYGLGRLDLTYDFTNTKHLVLFGRNILASLQVAEVNQVLDMLDIGGRLTYIDVRQTLTGIKATRFFQLRPGTDYAFALSLIHQLIKDEAYDQDFIDRYVSDFDALKRFVEPYTLAWAAKECGIRPERLTEFVEEIKEDRPCTIFHPGWMLSRYHDSFYASRAIHLLNILMGNIEIKGGQTLTKGPADYGIKSLRSLNSEIPRPTQKRADGVGWKYTHFDQGPGLFHLFYEAMRTEKPYPIKGVICYRHDPFACFPDPAAQKEALDKTELLISIDTHYSEFGWYSDVILPESTYLERDTPIATQQGQIPRFIVRRKAVEPTLNTKPSWEIIQQLAQRLGFGHYFPFTTIEELWTWQLQPTGFTIQDFDKKGFIELTKEPIMYDRETLGGKFKTPSGTIEIISQTLSAAHLPSLKPYISPIKPPKGQFRLVFGRSPIHAHSHTINNPLLNELMPENTLWINKHPATRLGLTDGDWVDVESGGVIGTIRVHVTEFIHPEAVYTVHGFGRQIPLQTRAYHAGMSDQKLMEGMLQTMDEAGGGLCLCETFVSVRRSTKNPRRRIDL encoded by the coding sequence TGCGCCAAAGGTGCCGCCGGCACCGCCTTGATCACCGACCATCAGCGTCCGCGTCAACCTCTGATTCGCCAGGGGGGACGAGGGGCTGGACGCTGGGATGAAGTCAGCTGGGATACGGCTTATGACTACATCTCCGACAAACTGAGCGGCATCATAAAGCGCCATGGCCCTGAAAGCATCATGATGAGTTGCCGGGGAGGCCCCTTCGTTGATCTATTTAAAGCCTTTATCCACGGCATGGGCTCACCGAACTTCACCGACCATGACAGTACCTGCGGTCGCAACGTCCATCACGCCAGTGTCTCGCTTTATGGCCTCGGTCGCTTGGATTTGACCTACGACTTCACAAACACCAAGCACTTGGTCCTTTTCGGTCGAAATATCCTTGCGTCACTCCAAGTGGCAGAAGTCAACCAAGTGCTTGATATGCTGGATATCGGTGGCAGACTGACCTACATTGATGTCCGCCAGACCTTGACCGGGATCAAGGCAACCCGCTTTTTCCAACTCAGACCTGGCACTGATTATGCCTTTGCCTTGAGCCTGATTCACCAATTGATTAAAGATGAGGCGTACGACCAGGACTTTATTGACCGTTATGTTTCGGATTTTGATGCCCTGAAGCGCTTTGTTGAGCCTTACACCCTGGCATGGGCTGCCAAGGAGTGTGGCATCCGTCCTGAACGGTTAACAGAATTCGTCGAAGAGATCAAAGAAGACCGCCCGTGCACCATCTTCCATCCAGGATGGATGCTTTCCCGCTACCACGACTCGTTCTACGCCAGCCGGGCCATCCATCTGTTGAACATCCTGATGGGTAATATCGAAATCAAGGGCGGACAGACCCTGACAAAAGGTCCGGCTGACTATGGGATCAAAAGCCTGCGCAGCCTTAACTCCGAGATCCCCAGACCGACTCAAAAACGGGCCGACGGAGTGGGATGGAAATACACTCACTTTGATCAAGGCCCAGGACTCTTCCATCTGTTTTATGAGGCCATGCGCACTGAAAAACCCTATCCCATCAAGGGAGTAATCTGCTACCGGCATGACCCCTTTGCCTGCTTTCCTGATCCTGCGGCCCAAAAAGAAGCCCTGGATAAGACGGAGCTTTTAATCTCAATCGACACCCACTACAGTGAGTTCGGCTGGTACAGCGATGTCATACTTCCGGAATCAACCTACCTTGAACGCGACACCCCTATCGCCACTCAGCAGGGTCAGATACCACGCTTTATCGTCCGGCGCAAAGCAGTGGAACCTACTCTCAACACCAAACCTTCATGGGAAATCATCCAGCAGCTTGCTCAACGTCTCGGCTTTGGCCACTACTTCCCCTTCACAACTATTGAAGAATTATGGACCTGGCAGTTACAACCCACCGGTTTTACCATCCAGGATTTTGATAAAAAAGGCTTTATCGAACTGACAAAAGAACCGATCATGTATGACCGTGAAACCTTGGGGGGGAAATTCAAGACCCCCTCCGGTACAATTGAAATAATCAGTCAGACGCTGAGCGCGGCTCACCTTCCCTCTTTAAAACCCTACATCAGCCCAATCAAGCCGCCTAAGGGACAATTCCGTCTAGTCTTCGGTCGCTCACCGATCCATGCCCACAGCCATACAATCAATAACCCCCTGCTCAACGAACTGATGCCCGAAAACACCTTATGGATCAATAAACACCCGGCGACTCGACTAGGGCTCACTGATGGCGACTGGGTAGATGTAGAATCAGGCGGTGTCATAGGAACCATCCGTGTCCACGTCACTGAATTTATTCACCCGGAAGCTGTCTATACTGTCCACGGATTCGGACGACAAATTCCTTTGCAGACCAGGGCCTATCACGCAGGCATGAGCGATCAGAAGCTGATGGAGGGGATGCTCCAGACCATGGACGAGGCAGGAGGCGGACTTTGCCTCTGCGAGACCTTTGTCTCCGTGCGGCGGAGTACCAAAAACCCCAGGCGGAGGATCGACCTGTGA